One region of Bradyrhizobium betae genomic DNA includes:
- a CDS encoding outer membrane protein, which yields MKKFLLAVASMMLGTASVQAADLAAQYTKAPMMAPAYNWTGFYVGANVGGQWGSAGPNTSTIWTPAGYFDITSVPAINTVGAQSVNSSSVTGGFTAGYNWQVNHAVFGLEGDINYFGFKGSATGTALYPCCAPDTFTVNSSVSADWLATIRGRIGFLAAPAWLVYGTGGAAISEVKGNFNFTDTFLGGASESGTIRDTRLGWTAGVGTEYGFGGGWSLKAEYLYVDLGRATTTSTNLATFGGGGTSPSNVYTHSVDIKSNIVRVGVNYKFGG from the coding sequence ATGAAGAAGTTTTTGCTGGCGGTCGCTTCAATGATGTTGGGCACCGCGTCCGTGCAGGCGGCCGACCTCGCGGCGCAGTACACCAAGGCGCCGATGATGGCGCCGGCCTATAACTGGACGGGGTTCTACGTCGGCGCCAATGTCGGCGGGCAGTGGGGCAGTGCGGGTCCGAACACCTCGACCATCTGGACGCCGGCCGGCTATTTCGACATCACCAGCGTTCCCGCCATCAACACGGTCGGCGCCCAGAGCGTCAACAGCTCCAGCGTGACCGGTGGTTTCACTGCGGGCTACAACTGGCAGGTCAACCACGCCGTTTTCGGCCTTGAAGGCGACATCAACTATTTCGGCTTCAAGGGCAGCGCGACCGGGACGGCCCTATATCCCTGCTGCGCGCCGGATACTTTCACCGTCAATTCATCCGTCTCGGCCGACTGGCTTGCGACCATTCGCGGCCGCATCGGTTTCCTTGCGGCTCCAGCCTGGCTGGTCTACGGCACGGGCGGTGCCGCGATCTCCGAAGTGAAGGGTAATTTCAACTTCACCGACACGTTCCTCGGCGGCGCCTCCGAATCCGGAACGATCCGCGATACGCGTCTGGGCTGGACCGCGGGCGTCGGCACCGAATATGGGTTCGGCGGCGGCTGGTCGCTCAAGGCCGAATATCTCTATGTCGATCTCGGTCGCGCCACGACCACCAGCACAAATCTCGCGACGTTCGGCGGAGGCGGGACGTCTCCGAGCAACGTCTACACCCACTCGGTCGACATCAAGTCGAACATCGTGCGCGTCGGCGTGAACTACAAGTTCGGCGGCTAG
- a CDS encoding SDR family oxidoreductase → MAAEKVALVTAGGSGMGAGAARRLAADGFRVAILSSSGKGEALAAELGGLGITGSNKSNDDLKRLVDGAMAKWGRIDVLVNSAGHGPRAAITEITDEQWHTGLDTYLLNVIRPTRLVTPLMQAQKGGAIINISTAWAFEPSAMFPTSAVFRAGLAAFTKIFTDTHAADNIRMNNVLPGWIDSLPQQDARRDSVPMKRYGKVEEIAATIAFLASDGAAYITGQNIRVDGGLTRSV, encoded by the coding sequence ATGGCAGCAGAGAAGGTCGCACTCGTCACCGCCGGCGGCAGCGGCATGGGAGCAGGGGCCGCGCGGCGGCTCGCGGCCGATGGTTTTCGTGTCGCGATCCTGTCGTCCTCCGGCAAGGGCGAGGCGCTGGCGGCCGAGCTCGGCGGGCTTGGCATCACAGGCTCCAACAAGTCGAACGACGATCTGAAACGCCTCGTCGACGGCGCGATGGCGAAGTGGGGACGCATCGACGTGCTCGTCAACAGCGCCGGTCACGGTCCGCGCGCGGCGATCACCGAGATCACCGACGAGCAGTGGCACACCGGCCTCGACACCTATCTGCTCAACGTGATCCGTCCGACCCGGCTGGTGACGCCGCTGATGCAGGCGCAAAAGGGCGGCGCCATCATCAACATCTCGACCGCCTGGGCGTTCGAGCCGAGCGCGATGTTTCCGACCTCGGCGGTGTTCCGGGCGGGCCTTGCCGCCTTCACGAAGATCTTCACCGATACCCATGCCGCCGACAACATCCGCATGAACAACGTGCTGCCGGGTTGGATCGACAGCCTGCCGCAGCAGGACGCGCGCCGCGACAGCGTGCCGATGAAGCGCTACGGCAAGGTCGAGGAGATCGCGGCGACGATCGCGTTTTTGGCGTCAGATGGTGCGGCCTACATCACCGGCCAGAACATCCGCGTCGACGGCGGACTGACGCGCTCGGTCTGA
- a CDS encoding ABC transporter permease, with product MTMLQGFQIALHALRLNPLRSFLTMLGIVIGVASIVTVFAIGAGAQLRLQEQIRSIGANVLMITPGAVYQGGVRLKDGSKLTMTESDVQAILEQIPEIQAAAGSIAGTAQVIHESRNWNTTINGTTTGHFMVRDWQLAAGRYFSGTEEAGASKVVILGSTVARELFAPGDDPVGAQIRIMKVPLEVVGVLDRKGPAQDDVAFVPLSTAKLRFLGSASNINRDSVAYIIAKVAADGQMAGARTEIESLLRQRHRIPAGQEDDFKVQDPAAAMEAQQGAIRTVALLLVAIASVSLLVGGISIMNVMIVSVTERTREIGIRRALGGRMRDIRLQFLCEALVLCLLGGAIGVVGGITLSMTVARMAGWITSIDSEAIALALLFSIGTGLIFGFYPAHKASRLSPIEALKTE from the coding sequence ATGACGATGCTCCAGGGCTTCCAGATTGCTCTGCACGCCTTGCGCCTCAACCCGCTACGCAGTTTTCTCACCATGCTCGGAATCGTGATCGGCGTGGCCTCCATCGTGACCGTGTTTGCGATTGGGGCCGGCGCGCAGCTTCGCCTGCAGGAACAGATCCGCTCGATCGGCGCCAATGTACTGATGATCACGCCCGGCGCGGTCTATCAGGGTGGCGTACGCCTCAAGGACGGCAGCAAACTGACGATGACCGAGAGCGACGTGCAGGCGATCCTCGAGCAGATTCCGGAAATCCAGGCCGCAGCGGGCTCGATCGCCGGAACGGCGCAGGTCATCCACGAGAGCAGGAATTGGAATACGACCATCAACGGCACGACGACCGGCCACTTCATGGTGCGCGACTGGCAGCTCGCTGCCGGACGTTATTTCTCCGGCACCGAGGAGGCCGGGGCCAGCAAGGTCGTGATCCTCGGAAGCACCGTTGCGCGCGAACTGTTCGCGCCGGGCGACGATCCCGTTGGCGCGCAGATCAGGATCATGAAGGTGCCGCTCGAAGTGGTCGGCGTTCTCGATCGCAAGGGCCCGGCGCAGGACGACGTCGCCTTCGTGCCGCTCAGCACGGCCAAGCTGCGCTTCCTCGGCAGCGCGAGCAACATCAACCGGGATTCGGTCGCCTACATCATCGCCAAGGTGGCCGCGGACGGTCAGATGGCGGGCGCGCGAACGGAGATCGAAAGCCTGCTGCGGCAGCGCCACCGCATCCCCGCCGGCCAGGAGGACGACTTCAAGGTCCAGGATCCCGCGGCCGCCATGGAAGCGCAGCAGGGCGCGATCCGCACAGTGGCGCTCCTGCTCGTCGCCATCGCCTCGGTCTCGCTGCTCGTCGGCGGCATCAGCATCATGAACGTCATGATCGTGTCGGTTACCGAGCGCACGCGGGAGATTGGCATTCGCCGCGCCCTCGGCGGGCGGATGCGGGACATCCGCCTGCAGTTTCTCTGCGAAGCGCTCGTGCTCTGCCTTCTCGGCGGCGCCATAGGCGTCGTCGGCGGCATCACGCTGTCGATGACCGTCGCCCGCATGGCGGGCTGGATCACCTCGATCGATAGCGAAGCAATTGCCCTGGCCCTGCTCTTCTCGATCGGAACCGGCCTCATCTTCGGTTTTTATCCTGCGCACAAGGCGTCCAGACTCAGTCCAATAGAAGCGCTCAAGACGGAATGA
- a CDS encoding efflux RND transporter periplasmic adaptor subunit, producing MRFVPIIVLIGTGFGLTLAYAAPPAVVSGAAGNAAGGMARAYEATKQFLAQGGRKAPTFGGDAPVFRYAAIQRGSIEQTVTVTGALQPVKTIEVGSQLSGQLARVYVDFNDTVSKDQPLALIDPRSFAARVDEARASVAVANSLVDIARAKLDRARIDLQNARGSRDVLAAKLESAQAVKTSAQKTLQRKLALQSQNVVATTTVDDAQTEFTARLAQEREAEVLMSLNAYSVDGAQADVRRIEAELQQARMAVPEKAAVLAAAQADLDRTVIRSPIDGVVVGRFVNEGQTLAVGLESRTTFVVAHRLEDMEIHAQVDEADIGRIVPRQRAHFTVDAYPDRRFEAVVRQVRKAPQNQQHVVTYTVVLSTSNLDGALLPGMTALVKIVIERQDDVLKVPLAALRFQPSGTRPDSTAERSGVWVLTASGSLHRIAVTVGAAGTEQVALKSGDLVEGSQVAVGQAIRPAGMEFLGIRFGS from the coding sequence ATGCGATTTGTACCAATCATTGTGTTGATCGGAACTGGATTCGGCCTGACCCTGGCCTACGCCGCACCACCGGCCGTCGTCTCGGGCGCGGCCGGGAACGCGGCGGGCGGCATGGCCCGCGCCTACGAAGCGACGAAGCAGTTCCTTGCGCAAGGCGGGCGCAAAGCCCCCACGTTCGGGGGGGATGCGCCTGTATTCCGCTACGCCGCGATCCAGCGCGGCAGCATCGAGCAGACCGTGACGGTCACGGGAGCGCTCCAGCCGGTCAAGACGATCGAGGTGGGTTCCCAACTATCGGGGCAGCTCGCTCGGGTCTATGTCGACTTCAACGATACCGTCAGCAAGGACCAACCACTCGCCCTGATCGATCCACGCAGCTTCGCAGCCAGGGTCGACGAAGCCAGGGCCTCCGTGGCAGTGGCCAACTCGCTGGTCGATATCGCGCGGGCCAAGCTCGATCGCGCCAGGATCGACCTGCAGAACGCCAGAGGCAGCCGCGACGTGCTCGCCGCCAAGCTCGAGAGCGCCCAGGCGGTCAAGACGTCGGCGCAGAAGACACTGCAGCGCAAACTTGCCCTGCAGTCGCAGAACGTAGTGGCGACCACGACGGTGGACGACGCGCAGACGGAATTCACCGCACGGCTCGCCCAGGAACGCGAGGCCGAGGTCCTCATGTCCCTCAACGCCTACTCCGTGGATGGCGCGCAGGCCGACGTCCGCCGGATCGAGGCCGAATTGCAGCAGGCGCGAATGGCGGTGCCGGAGAAAGCCGCCGTTCTTGCCGCGGCCCAGGCTGATCTCGACCGCACCGTGATCCGTTCTCCGATCGACGGCGTCGTTGTCGGAAGATTCGTCAACGAGGGCCAGACGCTCGCGGTCGGCCTGGAGTCGCGCACGACCTTCGTGGTCGCCCACCGCCTGGAAGACATGGAGATCCACGCCCAGGTCGACGAGGCCGACATCGGGCGCATCGTCCCGAGACAGCGCGCCCATTTTACGGTGGATGCCTATCCCGATCGCCGCTTCGAGGCCGTGGTCCGGCAGGTGCGCAAGGCTCCGCAGAACCAGCAGCACGTCGTTACCTACACCGTCGTGTTGTCGACCTCCAATCTCGACGGCGCGCTGCTGCCTGGCATGACTGCCCTGGTGAAGATCGTGATCGAGCGACAGGACGACGTGCTGAAGGTGCCGCTCGCCGCCTTGCGCTTCCAACCGTCCGGCACACGGCCGGACTCGACAGCCGAACGCAGCGGCGTCTGGGTCCTTACTGCCAGCGGCTCGCTCCACCGCATCGCCGTGACGGTCGGCGCGGCCGGCACCGAACAGGTCGCTCTCAAGAGCGGAGACCTCGTCGAGGGCAGCCAGGTCGCCGTCGGCCAGGCCATCCGGCCGGCCGGCATGGAGTTTCTTGGAATCAGGTTCGGATCATGA
- a CDS encoding response regulator transcription factor gives MIVARQVRESVAMSSNQATVYVVDDEIQIRNAIGILCEETGHQVRLFASTDEFMGECLSQGPSCLVLDVRFPGTSPTGLELQSRLTETGVSIPIVFISGHLDVRVSVEAMKRGAVEFLPKPFREQEILDAIRHGIERDRRRMEREDVVRAARRRVETLTAREREIMLLMAEGLVAKQISARLGVSEVTAKVHRARMMRKLELRSPIEVVRLIDSMGRDADAARTGVSHPLT, from the coding sequence TTGATCGTCGCGCGCCAAGTCCGGGAGTCTGTCGCAATGAGTTCAAATCAAGCCACAGTTTATGTCGTTGACGACGAAATCCAGATACGAAACGCGATCGGAATCCTCTGCGAGGAGACGGGACATCAGGTCAGGCTGTTTGCCTCGACGGATGAATTCATGGGCGAGTGCCTTTCCCAAGGCCCATCATGTCTCGTGCTCGACGTTCGCTTTCCCGGTACCTCGCCGACCGGGCTCGAGCTGCAGAGCCGGCTGACAGAAACGGGTGTGTCCATTCCGATCGTCTTCATCAGTGGTCATTTGGACGTCCGTGTCTCCGTCGAGGCCATGAAACGCGGCGCGGTCGAGTTTCTGCCAAAGCCGTTCCGCGAACAGGAAATTCTCGATGCCATCAGGCACGGCATCGAGCGCGATCGCAGACGGATGGAGCGTGAGGACGTGGTGCGCGCAGCGCGCCGGCGCGTCGAGACGCTGACCGCGCGCGAGCGGGAGATCATGCTGCTGATGGCTGAGGGGCTCGTCGCCAAGCAGATCTCGGCGAGACTCGGCGTCAGCGAGGTGACCGCCAAGGTCCATCGCGCCAGGATGATGCGGAAGCTGGAACTGCGTTCGCCGATCGAAGTGGTGAGATTGATCGACAGCATGGGTCGAGACGCCGATGCAGCTCGAACCGGAGTTAGTCATCCGCTGACGTAG
- a CDS encoding curlin, with product MKRILAVAALLGALGTAQASAGSVQRSVTNRNVSIETIVQFGDNVQPVTIEENSRINIARVIQIGGTGTVDATIIQTGTRNYVNVIQVGGTTNAAIGQSGVSNTADITQVGNSTNALLLQIGDMNTGAVRQFGRFNWLAIFQFGR from the coding sequence GTGAAGCGCATTCTGGCTGTTGCGGCCTTGCTCGGCGCCCTCGGCACGGCGCAGGCGTCGGCGGGATCAGTCCAGCGCAGCGTGACGAACCGGAACGTGAGCATCGAGACCATCGTGCAATTCGGCGACAATGTTCAGCCTGTCACGATCGAGGAGAACAGCCGCATCAATATCGCGCGGGTGATCCAGATCGGCGGAACGGGCACCGTCGATGCGACCATCATTCAGACCGGCACGCGCAACTATGTTAACGTGATCCAGGTGGGCGGCACGACAAATGCCGCGATCGGTCAGTCGGGCGTGAGCAACACCGCCGACATTACCCAGGTCGGCAATTCGACCAACGCTCTCCTGCTGCAGATCGGAGACATGAACACCGGCGCGGTGAGGCAGTTCGGGCGCTTCAACTGGCTCGCCATATTTCAGTTTGGCCGATGA
- a CDS encoding curlin subunit CsgB, whose amino-acid sequence MRKLFFASVAVFALSSAAQAANTSTTVQLGVVNSSSVTQNGFTNDSSATTQIGILNGASTMQGTSSASLNNASTVNQAGVQNSATTGQVAFGNNGSAITQNSFGPPALQNNSAGVGQLSGFGINTSTVSQTAH is encoded by the coding sequence ATGCGCAAATTGTTTTTTGCTTCCGTTGCCGTGTTCGCTCTGTCTTCCGCGGCGCAGGCTGCCAACACCTCGACCACGGTGCAGCTCGGCGTCGTGAACTCCTCGAGCGTCACCCAGAACGGCTTCACCAATGACAGCTCGGCGACGACCCAGATCGGTATCCTGAACGGTGCGAGCACCATGCAGGGCACCAGCTCGGCGTCGCTCAACAACGCCAGCACCGTCAACCAGGCCGGCGTGCAGAATTCGGCGACCACCGGTCAGGTGGCGTTCGGCAACAACGGCAGCGCGATCACCCAGAATTCGTTCGGGCCGCCCGCGCTCCAGAACAACTCCGCCGGCGTCGGCCAGCTCAGCGGCTTCGGCATCAACACCAGCACCGTCTCGCAGACGGCGCACTAA
- a CDS encoding nucleotide pyrophosphatase/phosphodiesterase family protein → MRRRSLVLLSVGLAALSTGFASAQNNTPRNLILFIPDGLRALKVTPETAPAMAEVRDKGVNFKNPHSLFPTFTMANGSAMSTGHYLGDTGVFSNTIWTNYTSGPAGDTVVPFIENDAVLGDIDEHFKGDYLNEETILKMARDKGYSTAALGKVGPTYQFDHTDKPEKPGLHSVVFDDSTGGKNGVALSDEVKAALTKAGLPLATPPRGDNSKAGDAKTPGTIVANVAQQAYFADVAAKVVLPMFKARNKPFVLVFWSRDPDGSQHNTGDSLNQILPGINGPTSMAGIKNADNNLAQLRKALDELGLAATTNIMVQADHGFSTISKESKTSPSAKVSYDDTPKDFLPMGFLAIDLAKALDLPLFDPNDKNAKVEGNKHPKAGNGVLGKDPEKPDLVVATNGGSDLVYLPNRDKKLAAKTVKALLEQDYVSGLFVDDSLGRFPGTLPLSSVNLRGKSATPTPSIVVNFRSYASDCGEAPTNCSVQVADTVLRQGQGMHGSFSRGDTMNFMAAIGPDFKAGYVSEIPVSNADVGMTAAQLLGLRGSQNGGLVGRVMSEALPNGIVPKAYKSVERSKKKSENGLETVLNVQRVGSQRYFDAAGFPGRTLGLEPDAGKQKTAGK, encoded by the coding sequence ATGCGCCGCCGTTCACTGGTGTTGCTGTCCGTCGGACTGGCAGCGCTGTCCACCGGATTTGCCTCCGCCCAGAACAACACGCCCCGCAACCTGATCCTGTTCATTCCGGACGGCCTCCGCGCATTGAAAGTCACTCCCGAAACGGCACCCGCAATGGCGGAGGTTCGCGATAAGGGCGTCAACTTCAAGAACCCGCACTCGCTCTTCCCCACCTTCACCATGGCCAATGGTTCGGCGATGTCGACCGGTCATTATCTCGGCGACACCGGGGTGTTCTCCAACACGATCTGGACCAACTACACTTCAGGTCCGGCTGGCGACACCGTGGTGCCCTTCATCGAGAACGACGCCGTGCTCGGCGACATCGACGAGCATTTCAAGGGCGACTATCTCAACGAAGAGACCATCCTGAAGATGGCTCGCGACAAGGGATACAGCACAGCGGCGCTGGGCAAGGTCGGCCCGACCTACCAGTTCGACCATACCGACAAGCCCGAGAAGCCCGGCCTGCATTCGGTCGTGTTCGACGACTCCACCGGCGGCAAGAACGGCGTGGCGCTGTCGGACGAGGTGAAAGCGGCGCTGACCAAGGCCGGACTGCCGCTCGCCACGCCGCCGCGTGGCGACAACAGCAAGGCGGGCGATGCCAAGACGCCCGGCACCATCGTCGCCAACGTCGCGCAGCAGGCCTATTTCGCCGACGTCGCCGCCAAGGTGGTGCTGCCGATGTTCAAGGCGCGCAACAAGCCGTTCGTGCTGGTGTTCTGGTCGCGCGACCCCGACGGCAGCCAGCACAACACCGGCGACAGCCTCAACCAGATCCTGCCCGGCATCAACGGGCCGACCTCGATGGCCGGAATCAAGAACGCCGACAACAACCTCGCCCAGCTCCGCAAGGCGCTTGACGAACTCGGTCTCGCGGCCACCACCAACATCATGGTGCAGGCCGACCACGGCTTCTCGACCATCTCCAAGGAAAGCAAGACCAGCCCCTCGGCCAAGGTCAGCTACGACGACACGCCGAAGGACTTCCTGCCGATGGGCTTCCTGGCAATCGACCTCGCCAAGGCGCTCGACCTGCCGCTGTTCGATCCCAACGACAAGAACGCGAAGGTCGAAGGCAACAAGCATCCGAAGGCCGGCAACGGCGTGCTCGGCAAGGATCCGGAGAAGCCCGATCTCGTCGTCGCCACCAATGGCGGCTCGGATCTGGTCTACCTTCCGAACAGGGACAAGAAGCTGGCGGCCAAGACCGTCAAGGCCCTGCTCGAACAGGACTACGTGTCCGGCCTGTTCGTCGATGACTCGCTCGGCCGCTTCCCCGGCACGCTGCCGCTGTCGAGCGTCAATCTGCGCGGCAAGTCGGCGACGCCGACGCCGTCGATCGTCGTCAACTTCCGCTCCTACGCCAGCGATTGCGGCGAGGCGCCGACCAACTGCTCGGTGCAGGTCGCCGACACGGTGCTGCGCCAGGGCCAGGGCATGCATGGCAGCTTCAGCCGTGGCGACACCATGAACTTCATGGCCGCCATCGGTCCCGACTTCAAAGCCGGCTATGTCAGCGAGATCCCGGTCAGCAATGCCGACGTCGGCATGACCGCCGCCCAGCTCCTCGGCCTGCGCGGCTCGCAGAACGGCGGCCTCGTCGGCCGCGTGATGTCGGAGGCACTGCCCAACGGCATCGTGCCGAAGGCGTACAAGAGCGTCGAGAGGTCGAAGAAGAAATCCGAGAACGGCCTGGAGACCGTGCTCAACGTGCAGCGCGTCGGCAGTCAGCGTTATTTCGACGCCGCCGGCTTCCCGGGCCGCACGCTCGGCCTCGAGCCGGACGCCGGCAAACAAAAAACGGCGGGGAAATAA
- a CDS encoding GNAT family N-acetyltransferase, which yields MSDLQIRNLRPEEIALAVDWAAAEGWNPGRSDAACFAIPDAAAFFVGEIDGEPVATVSCVNYDDRFAFLGFYIVRSGLRGAGHGLRIWNAAIAHAGARVIGLDGVVAQQDDYRKSGFRLAYANIRYGGIVTASAKPPADLVALDTIPFALVKADDSTVFPARRSAFLRAWIKTSGHVGRALMRDGRLAAWGVIRPCRSGHKIGPLVADDRASAEAVVQALLASTGGGEVFLDVPAVNREAIALAETLGLKPVFETARMYTGPIAPLRIDRVFGVTSFELG from the coding sequence ATGAGCGATTTGCAGATCCGCAATTTGCGTCCCGAGGAGATCGCCCTCGCCGTCGACTGGGCCGCGGCCGAGGGCTGGAATCCGGGCCGCTCAGACGCCGCCTGCTTCGCGATTCCGGATGCGGCAGCCTTCTTCGTCGGCGAGATCGACGGGGAGCCGGTCGCGACCGTCTCCTGCGTCAACTACGACGATCGCTTCGCCTTCCTCGGCTTCTACATCGTGCGCTCAGGCTTGCGAGGCGCGGGCCATGGCCTGCGCATCTGGAACGCAGCGATCGCGCATGCGGGCGCGCGGGTGATCGGGCTCGACGGCGTCGTGGCACAGCAGGACGATTACAGAAAATCCGGCTTCCGGCTTGCTTACGCCAACATCCGCTACGGCGGCATCGTCACCGCCTCGGCGAAGCCGCCCGCCGACCTCGTCGCGCTGGATACGATCCCGTTCGCGCTCGTGAAAGCCGATGATTCCACGGTTTTCCCGGCCCGGCGCAGTGCGTTCCTGCGCGCCTGGATCAAGACATCGGGTCATGTCGGCCGCGCGCTGATGCGCGATGGCAGGCTTGCCGCGTGGGGCGTGATCCGGCCATGCCGGAGCGGCCACAAGATCGGCCCGCTCGTCGCCGACGACCGCGCGTCGGCAGAGGCCGTCGTGCAGGCCCTGCTCGCGAGCACAGGTGGCGGCGAAGTCTTCCTCGACGTTCCCGCCGTCAATCGCGAAGCCATCGCGCTCGCCGAAACGCTCGGCCTCAAGCCGGTGTTCGAGACGGCGCGGATGTACACGGGGCCGATCGCGCCGCTGCGGATCGACCGCGTCTTCGGCGTGACCAGCTTTGAGCTCGGCTAG
- a CDS encoding response regulator transcription factor, with protein sequence MSLDSKNSITPTPRERELMMLIARGMQNKNIAYELKISENTVRAHIGNIMRKYRIQNRTQIAIIYALKAAPLALRRDLTRSGATPATVKPAQALAQNPRVPIAPE encoded by the coding sequence ATGAGCCTGGATTCGAAAAATTCGATTACGCCGACGCCGCGTGAACGCGAGCTGATGATGCTGATCGCCCGCGGAATGCAGAACAAGAACATCGCCTACGAGCTGAAAATCTCGGAGAACACGGTGCGGGCGCATATCGGTAACATCATGCGCAAATACCGCATCCAGAACAGGACTCAGATCGCAATCATCTATGCGCTCAAAGCAGCCCCGCTTGCTCTGAGACGCGATCTGACCAGGAGCGGAGCCACACCGGCAACAGTCAAGCCAGCCCAGGCACTCGCGCAGAATCCGCGGGTCCCGATTGCGCCGGAATGA
- a CDS encoding ABC transporter ATP-binding protein: MTAPLPLISLRSVSRTYRTDGVAVAAVRNVSFDIAPGEIVAVMGPSGSGKSTLMNMIGLLDLPSEGAVHLEGANVAEISEDRRSSLRARSIGFVFQSYNLLARHDAIENVALPLVYCGIGRKERLARAEQSLQAVGMLHRAHHFPRQLSGGEQQRVAIARALIASPLIVLADEPTGALDSRTGAEILALFAALNRNGQTVVMITHDPGIATQCRRTIRLHDGELVSDETSAQLLPKRNHAS; the protein is encoded by the coding sequence ATGACCGCCCCCCTGCCCCTCATCAGTCTCCGGTCCGTATCCAGGACCTATCGCACCGACGGGGTCGCGGTAGCTGCTGTGCGCAACGTGAGCTTCGACATCGCGCCGGGCGAGATCGTCGCCGTGATGGGACCGTCGGGCTCCGGCAAGTCCACGCTGATGAACATGATCGGGCTGCTTGACCTGCCGAGCGAGGGCGCGGTCCATCTCGAGGGGGCCAATGTCGCCGAAATCTCGGAAGATCGCCGGTCGTCCCTGCGCGCCCGCAGCATCGGATTCGTGTTCCAGTCCTACAATTTGCTCGCACGCCACGATGCGATCGAGAACGTCGCGCTGCCACTGGTCTATTGCGGCATCGGCCGCAAGGAGCGCCTGGCGCGTGCCGAACAGAGCCTTCAGGCCGTCGGCATGCTGCACCGGGCCCATCACTTTCCACGACAGCTCTCGGGCGGTGAGCAGCAGCGCGTCGCGATCGCGCGTGCACTGATCGCCTCCCCGCTGATCGTGCTCGCCGACGAGCCGACCGGGGCGCTCGACAGCCGCACGGGTGCCGAAATCCTGGCGTTGTTCGCCGCGCTCAACCGGAACGGCCAGACCGTCGTGATGATCACCCATGATCCGGGCATCGCGACGCAGTGCCGGCGCACGATCCGCCTGCACGACGGCGAGCTCGTCAGCGACGAGACGTCGGCGCAACTCCTGCCGAAACGGAATCATGCGTCATGA
- a CDS encoding curlin codes for MKRLLTSACAGLLFLCCAGAGSAGAQTADIKTIVSVGGPPVVLNQNGQLNMAGVFMIGGSTSATVVQNGTNNATGVLQFGGTNSAAIGQAGMNNFAFVGQTGQSASSLVSQFGAMNTGAVAQFSAVNSSAIVQTGP; via the coding sequence ATGAAACGTCTCCTGACAAGCGCGTGTGCTGGACTGCTCTTTCTGTGCTGTGCCGGCGCCGGATCGGCGGGCGCCCAGACCGCCGATATCAAGACCATCGTGTCGGTCGGCGGACCGCCGGTCGTTCTGAACCAGAACGGTCAGCTCAACATGGCGGGCGTGTTCATGATCGGCGGCAGCACCAGCGCCACGGTTGTCCAGAACGGTACCAACAATGCCACGGGCGTCCTGCAATTCGGCGGAACCAATTCGGCAGCGATCGGGCAGGCCGGGATGAACAATTTCGCTTTCGTCGGCCAGACCGGCCAGTCGGCAAGCAGTCTCGTGTCCCAGTTCGGCGCGATGAATACGGGGGCGGTGGCGCAATTCAGCGCTGTCAACAGTTCGGCGATCGTTCAGACCGGTCCATGA
- a CDS encoding curlin, translated as MRITYLLATIGTLSVLTAVDAQAGNSASVLQFGTTNSSFISQAGSTSNSATTMQFGATNTATTLQMGSFLTVNTSVIGQGGTTATASNSALAGQVGGSNSSLIGQIGVNNTAGVGQLGILNGSTILQQAP; from the coding sequence ATGCGGATCACCTATCTCCTTGCGACGATCGGCACACTCAGCGTGCTGACTGCCGTCGACGCCCAAGCCGGCAACTCGGCGAGCGTGCTGCAATTCGGCACGACCAACAGCTCCTTCATTTCGCAGGCGGGCTCAACCAGCAACAGCGCCACGACGATGCAGTTCGGAGCGACCAATACGGCGACCACCTTGCAGATGGGTTCTTTCCTCACCGTCAACACCTCGGTGATCGGGCAGGGCGGCACAACCGCGACGGCTTCCAACTCGGCGCTGGCTGGCCAGGTCGGCGGCTCCAATTCGAGCCTGATCGGCCAGATCGGCGTGAACAACACGGCCGGAGTCGGGCAGCTCGGAATCCTGAACGGCTCGACGATTCTTCAGCAGGCTCCGTGA